In one Streptomyces sp. NBC_01288 genomic region, the following are encoded:
- a CDS encoding ATP-binding protein, whose protein sequence is MDISTHLTTSVCPCANRTTRVRQAWPDRDQRVTSRFDDTLSQVACELVTNAYRHTHGPASLRLTALGDGRLRVGVWDSNPHIPAPFDKRPGEQLPPAPTDADNGRGLHLVQTYATSWGGWPIGDGGLMDRGAGKLLWFEVGGRCVTAHR, encoded by the coding sequence GTGGACATCAGCACTCACCTCACAACAAGCGTATGCCCATGCGCCAACCGCACAACGCGAGTTCGGCAAGCCTGGCCGGACCGGGATCAGCGCGTGACCAGTAGATTCGATGACACACTTTCGCAAGTAGCTTGCGAACTCGTCACCAACGCCTACCGGCACACCCACGGCCCCGCGTCACTGCGCCTCACCGCCCTCGGCGACGGACGGCTCCGCGTCGGCGTCTGGGACTCGAACCCCCACATCCCCGCCCCCTTCGACAAACGGCCCGGTGAACAACTCCCGCCCGCTCCGACCGACGCCGACAACGGACGCGGCCTCCACCTCGTCCAGACGTACGCCACCTCCTGGGGCGGCTGGCCGATCGGGGACGGTGGGCTGATGGACCGGGGCGCGGGGAAGCTGCTGTGGTTCGAGGTCGGCGGGCGCTGTGTCACGGCGCACCGGTAG
- a CDS encoding helix-turn-helix domain-containing protein: MPPSTIPTLRQQRLGTELRKLREHAGLTSSAAAGQLGVKQAQISSIEAGRYAVSADRVRTFARAYSCADLALVEALAEMTGGRMRGWWDEYREHLPAGLIDLAELEHYAAELRVAMVIHIPALLQTTDHARALFRGVFPPLQQYEIEHRLTHRIKRQGILHRNDPTPYTATIHEAALRMGYGGRDIAAAQLKHLIGMSELPQVTVRVVPFGRESFHGTGQGIDYVAGAVPQLDTVQLDTHHGCEFLDGEAQLSKYRSVVDHMEANALAPEASRDLIHRITHDL, encoded by the coding sequence GTGCCGCCCAGCACCATCCCCACTTTGCGCCAGCAGCGCCTGGGCACAGAGCTGCGCAAACTGCGGGAGCACGCGGGACTGACGTCCAGCGCCGCCGCGGGACAACTCGGCGTCAAGCAGGCGCAGATCAGCAGCATCGAAGCGGGCCGGTACGCCGTGAGCGCCGACCGGGTCCGTACGTTCGCCCGTGCGTACAGCTGCGCGGACCTCGCGTTGGTAGAGGCGTTGGCGGAGATGACCGGCGGACGCATGCGTGGCTGGTGGGACGAGTACCGAGAACACCTACCGGCCGGGTTGATCGACCTGGCCGAACTGGAGCACTACGCGGCCGAGTTGCGCGTGGCCATGGTGATCCACATCCCGGCCCTGCTCCAGACCACCGACCACGCTCGCGCGCTCTTCCGTGGCGTCTTCCCGCCGCTCCAGCAGTACGAGATCGAGCACCGCCTCACCCATCGCATCAAGCGGCAGGGCATCCTCCACCGGAACGACCCCACGCCCTACACGGCGACCATCCACGAGGCAGCACTCAGGATGGGTTATGGCGGCCGGGACATCGCCGCCGCGCAACTCAAGCACCTCATCGGCATGAGCGAACTGCCCCAAGTCACCGTCCGGGTCGTCCCCTTCGGCAGGGAGAGCTTCCACGGCACCGGCCAGGGCATCGACTACGTAGCGGGAGCGGTGCCCCAACTCGATACCGTGCAGTTGGACACTCACCACGGCTGCGAATTCCTGGACGGTGAGGCCCAGTTGAGCAAGTACCGGTCGGTCGTGGATCACATGGAGGCGAACGCCCTGGCTCCTGAAGCGTCCCGCGATCTGATCCACCGCATCACGCACGACCTCTGA
- a CDS encoding nitrate/nitrite transporter codes for MTAPAPTPAPGKWIEHWDPEDETFWRETGEKVARRNLVFSVLSEHIGFSIWTLWSVLVLFMGPEYGLTPADKFLLTSMVTLVGAVVRVPYTFAVAVFGGRNWTIVSASLLLVPTIAAFVVMKPGTSFDTFLWIGLLAGIGGGNFASSMTNINAFFPLRRKGWALGLNAGGGNIGVPVIQLVALAIIGASGGPRVLLGIYIPLILVAAVLAARFMDNLTSVKNDTGAAKDAARDWHTWIMAFLYIGTFGSFIGYAFAFGQVLQVQFGRTPLQAAYLTFIGPLLGSLIRPVGGWLADRYGGARITLWNFVAMAAATAVLVVASMQKSLPLFVAVFIVLFVLSGLGNGSTYKMIPGIFQTKALAKGLEGDEAAAYGRRLSGASMGLIGAVGALGGVGINLAFRQSFLSSGSGTGAFVTFLVFYGLCFGVTWAVYLRRPTAQAQAKASASEVKSQLSYAEV; via the coding sequence ATGACAGCCCCGGCCCCAACTCCCGCCCCCGGCAAGTGGATCGAGCACTGGGATCCGGAGGACGAGACCTTCTGGCGGGAGACCGGTGAGAAGGTCGCCCGGCGCAACCTCGTCTTCTCCGTGCTCTCCGAGCACATCGGCTTCTCGATCTGGACCCTGTGGTCCGTGCTGGTGCTCTTCATGGGCCCGGAGTACGGGCTGACCCCGGCCGACAAGTTCCTGCTGACGTCGATGGTCACGCTCGTCGGCGCGGTCGTCCGGGTGCCGTACACCTTCGCGGTCGCCGTCTTCGGCGGGCGGAACTGGACGATCGTCTCCGCGAGCCTGCTGCTCGTCCCGACCATCGCCGCGTTCGTCGTGATGAAGCCGGGGACCTCCTTCGACACCTTCCTCTGGATCGGCCTGCTGGCCGGCATCGGCGGCGGCAACTTCGCCTCCTCCATGACCAACATCAACGCCTTCTTCCCCTTGCGGAGGAAGGGGTGGGCGCTCGGGCTGAACGCCGGGGGCGGCAACATCGGCGTGCCCGTCATCCAGCTCGTCGCCCTCGCGATCATCGGGGCCAGTGGCGGGCCGCGCGTGCTGCTCGGGATCTACATCCCGCTCATCCTCGTCGCCGCCGTCCTCGCCGCCCGCTTCATGGACAACCTCACCTCCGTGAAGAACGACACCGGCGCCGCCAAGGACGCCGCGCGCGACTGGCACACCTGGATCATGGCGTTCCTGTACATCGGCACGTTCGGGTCGTTCATCGGGTACGCGTTCGCGTTCGGGCAGGTGCTTCAGGTCCAGTTCGGCCGTACGCCGTTGCAGGCCGCGTATCTCACCTTCATCGGCCCGCTGCTCGGCTCGCTCATCCGCCCGGTCGGCGGCTGGCTCGCGGACCGTTACGGCGGTGCGCGGATCACCCTGTGGAACTTCGTCGCCATGGCCGCCGCGACCGCCGTCCTGGTCGTCGCCAGCATGCAGAAGTCACTGCCGCTGTTCGTCGCCGTGTTCATCGTCCTGTTCGTGCTCAGCGGGCTCGGCAACGGGTCGACGTACAAGATGATCCCCGGCATCTTCCAGACCAAGGCGCTCGCGAAGGGGCTCGAAGGGGACGAGGCCGCCGCCTACGGGCGTCGGCTCTCCGGGGCCTCCATGGGGCTCATCGGGGCCGTGGGCGCGCTCGGCGGGGTCGGCATCAACCTCGCCTTCCGGCAGTCGTTCCTGTCCTCCGGCTCGGGGACCGGCGCGTTCGTCACCTTCCTCGTCTTCTACGGCCTCTGCTTCGGGGTGACTTGGGCCGTATACCTTCGCCGCCCGACCGCCCAGGCTCAGGCCAAGGCTTCCGCATCGGAGGTGAAGTCGCAGCTCAGCTATGCCGAGGTGTGA
- a CDS encoding CGNR zinc finger domain-containing protein — MALGSTIAPYELRFDAGRICLDLLATTHPEERLDVPEPLRAWIVRSGLVPAATPLAHVDSGWLVGFRELRGQVGQLVRRSSGSDTRTYDLALARVNDLARAAPPAPRAVRDEEGVLVRELDGTPGCDALLAVIARDAVELLTDPVARASLRECAGDNCPIVYLDSSRGRRRRWCSSEVCGNRERVARHRRRAALARA, encoded by the coding sequence ATGGCACTGGGTTCGACCATCGCCCCGTACGAGCTGCGTTTCGACGCCGGGCGGATCTGTCTGGATCTGCTCGCGACCACGCATCCCGAGGAACGGCTCGACGTGCCGGAGCCGCTCCGCGCGTGGATCGTCCGATCGGGGCTCGTCCCCGCGGCCACCCCGCTCGCGCACGTCGATTCCGGCTGGCTTGTCGGGTTTCGTGAACTGCGGGGGCAGGTGGGTCAGTTGGTGCGCAGGAGCAGCGGTTCCGACACCCGGACCTATGACCTCGCCCTCGCCCGCGTCAACGACCTCGCCCGCGCCGCACCCCCCGCCCCCCGTGCCGTACGCGATGAAGAGGGCGTGCTGGTGCGGGAGTTGGACGGGACTCCGGGGTGCGACGCGCTGCTCGCGGTCATCGCGCGGGACGCCGTGGAACTGCTCACCGATCCCGTCGCGCGGGCCTCGCTGAGGGAGTGCGCGGGGGACAACTGCCCGATCGTTTATCTGGATTCGTCCCGGGGGCGACGGAGGCGTTGGTGCTCCAGTGAGGTCTGCGGGAACCGCGAAAGAGTGGCTCGGCATCGGCGGCGCGCCGCGCTCGCCCGAGCCTGA
- a CDS encoding helix-turn-helix domain-containing protein: MSTGLADNVRKYRRTAGLSQEGLAEAADLSLSTVRKAEQGGHVSMETLAALARALGVSTSALFATETPKSVLGTEDEANRRSLAELRRALMPPIGLSASLSEPGVAGELSAIRRSVQDGHALYQADRYTSVARMLPELLRSSEAAVAALEGEELQHAMIARSHALLLTGKYLTQVRQYDMAYYALAEAIRLAREAGQTQLAATGVVGLCWLLLRQDRFDESEQLSAQTAAEIEPRMSEATPAHLAVWGELWLRVAAASVRNNRPDVAQEARRMARTAGGALDSEHLDFPAHWSAFGPVTAEAKAVEDLSLVGDARGVLRRADDGPLSAKAMRNYGKLSPNNWGRHRLDVARANVALGSHQDAMDELNRLRRTSGEWLTHQPMARRVMGDLLKTRKRTLTEDMRSMATHLGVAG; this comes from the coding sequence ATGTCCACAGGATTGGCCGACAACGTCAGGAAGTACCGCCGCACGGCTGGACTGAGCCAAGAGGGCCTTGCCGAAGCGGCGGACCTGTCACTGAGCACTGTCCGGAAGGCTGAGCAGGGCGGGCACGTGAGCATGGAGACGCTCGCCGCGCTGGCGCGTGCGCTGGGGGTCTCCACCTCTGCGCTGTTCGCGACGGAGACGCCAAAGTCTGTGCTGGGCACGGAGGATGAGGCGAACCGCCGATCTTTGGCGGAGCTGCGGCGGGCCCTGATGCCTCCCATCGGACTCTCTGCATCCTTGTCGGAACCCGGGGTGGCAGGGGAACTGTCTGCGATCCGGCGAAGCGTTCAGGACGGTCACGCGCTCTACCAGGCCGACCGCTACACATCTGTCGCACGCATGCTGCCCGAGCTGCTGCGATCTTCCGAAGCGGCCGTGGCAGCTCTCGAAGGTGAAGAGCTGCAACATGCCATGATCGCCCGGAGCCATGCGCTGCTGCTCACCGGCAAGTACCTCACACAGGTGAGGCAGTACGACATGGCCTATTACGCGCTGGCCGAGGCGATTCGGCTTGCCCGTGAGGCGGGGCAAACTCAGCTTGCGGCCACGGGAGTTGTGGGGCTGTGCTGGCTGCTGCTGCGGCAGGACCGGTTCGACGAGAGCGAGCAGCTTTCAGCGCAGACTGCGGCGGAGATCGAACCGCGTATGTCCGAGGCGACGCCCGCGCACCTTGCCGTGTGGGGTGAGTTGTGGCTCAGGGTCGCTGCGGCATCGGTACGAAACAACCGGCCGGACGTGGCGCAAGAAGCCCGCAGGATGGCACGCACTGCCGGGGGCGCACTGGACAGTGAGCACCTCGACTTCCCGGCGCACTGGAGTGCGTTCGGGCCAGTGACGGCTGAAGCGAAGGCCGTTGAAGACCTGTCGCTCGTGGGTGATGCGCGCGGCGTACTCCGACGGGCCGATGACGGGCCGCTGAGCGCCAAGGCGATGCGGAACTACGGAAAGTTGAGCCCGAACAACTGGGGCCGTCACCGCCTGGACGTCGCTCGTGCCAACGTCGCGCTCGGGTCGCACCAGGACGCCATGGACGAGTTGAACAGGCTGCGCCGTACGTCGGGCGAGTGGCTGACTCATCAGCCCATGGCACGACGCGTGATGGGAGACCTCCTCAAGACCCGTAAGCGGACGCTGACGGAGGACATGCGCAGCATGGCGACTCATCTCGGGGTCGCCGGATAG
- a CDS encoding uroporphyrinogen-III synthase has translation MHEEQQPAERAQHGPLSGFTVGVTAARRADELGVLLQRRGAVVVHAPALRIVPLADDSELLAATKELIDQAPDVVVATTAIGFRGWIEAADGWGLGEALLDRLRGVELLARGPKVKGAVRAAGLTEEWSPSSESMAEVLDRLLEEGVEGRRVAIQLHGEPLPGFVESLRAGGADVVVVPVYRWMPPEDIAPLDRLLDATVSRGLDALTFTSAPAAASLLSRAETRGLLPELLAALHHDVLPACVGPVTALPLQNHGISTVQPERFRLGPLVQLLCQELPGRARTLPIAGHRVEIRGHAVLVDGALRPVPPAGMSLLRALSRRPGWVVARAELLRALPGAGRDEHAVETAMARLRTALGSPKLIQTVVKRGYRLALDPSADTKYADV, from the coding sequence ATGCACGAGGAACAGCAGCCAGCGGAGCGCGCGCAACACGGGCCCCTCTCCGGGTTCACCGTGGGCGTCACCGCCGCGCGCCGTGCCGACGAGCTGGGGGTACTGCTCCAGCGGCGCGGCGCGGTGGTCGTGCACGCGCCCGCGCTGCGCATCGTGCCCCTCGCCGACGACAGCGAACTGCTCGCCGCGACCAAGGAGTTGATCGACCAGGCGCCGGACGTCGTGGTGGCTACGACCGCGATCGGGTTCCGGGGATGGATCGAGGCAGCCGACGGGTGGGGGCTCGGCGAGGCGCTCCTCGACCGGCTCCGCGGGGTGGAACTGCTCGCGCGCGGGCCCAAGGTCAAAGGGGCGGTGCGCGCGGCCGGGCTGACCGAGGAGTGGTCGCCGTCGTCCGAGTCCATGGCGGAGGTGCTGGACCGGTTGCTGGAGGAGGGTGTCGAGGGGCGCCGGGTCGCGATCCAGCTGCACGGCGAACCGTTGCCCGGGTTCGTGGAGTCGCTCCGGGCCGGGGGAGCGGACGTGGTCGTCGTTCCCGTGTACCGGTGGATGCCGCCCGAGGACATCGCCCCGCTGGACCGGCTCCTCGACGCCACGGTCTCCCGCGGCCTGGACGCGCTGACGTTCACCAGCGCACCGGCCGCCGCGTCGCTGCTCTCCCGCGCCGAGACCCGGGGCCTGCTGCCCGAACTCCTCGCCGCCCTGCACCACGACGTCCTCCCGGCCTGCGTCGGCCCCGTCACCGCGCTCCCGCTCCAGAACCACGGCATCAGCACGGTCCAGCCCGAACGCTTTCGCCTCGGCCCCCTCGTCCAACTCCTCTGCCAGGAACTCCCCGGCCGCGCCCGCACGTTGCCCATCGCGGGCCACCGCGTGGAGATCCGCGGCCACGCGGTCCTGGTGGACGGCGCGCTACGGCCGGTCCCACCGGCCGGCATGTCACTGCTCCGCGCCCTGTCCCGCCGCCCGGGCTGGGTCGTCGCCCGCGCGGAACTCCTCCGCGCCCTCCCCGGCGCCGGCCGCGACGAACACGCCGTAGAAACAGCCATGGCCCGCCTCCGCACAGCACTCGGTTCCCCGAAGCTGATCCAGACGGTGGTGAAACGGGGCTATCGCCTGGCACTGGACCCGTCGGCCGACACGAAGTACGCCGACGTGTGA
- a CDS encoding anthrone oxygenase family protein, with product MTEKQGTIGTGWVLGAATVAMGLIAGVFYVFACAIMPALARSDDRVFVEVMRNINDVIQNPVFFLSFMGALVLAGVSAWQVRGRPFRGWVWAGLVAYALAFLVTVAFNIPLNDGLASTADVGVARERFEGAWVGWNVVRAVLSTVGVGCLVRGLVLYGGFRRGGAS from the coding sequence ATGACAGAGAAACAGGGCACGATCGGCACGGGTTGGGTACTGGGTGCGGCCACCGTCGCGATGGGGTTGATCGCCGGGGTCTTCTACGTGTTCGCCTGCGCGATCATGCCGGCGTTGGCGCGCAGCGACGACCGGGTGTTCGTGGAGGTGATGCGCAACATCAACGACGTGATCCAGAACCCGGTGTTCTTCCTGAGCTTCATGGGGGCGTTGGTACTGGCCGGGGTGTCCGCGTGGCAGGTGCGCGGGAGGCCGTTTCGGGGGTGGGTGTGGGCGGGGTTGGTCGCGTATGCGTTGGCGTTTCTGGTGACGGTTGCCTTCAACATCCCGCTGAATGACGGCCTGGCGAGCACGGCTGATGTGGGGGTGGCTCGGGAGCGGTTCGAGGGGGCGTGGGTGGGGTGGAATGTGGTGCGGGCGGTGTTGTCGACGGTGGGGGTGGGGTGTTTGGTGCGGGGGCTGGTGTTGTACGGGGGGTTTCGGCGTGGGGGCGCTTCTTAG
- a CDS encoding alpha/beta hydrolase, producing the protein MRQDIGFRSNGRHLLGHLYLPDEHTVGERLPAVVVVGPASGTKGQVPAVYAERLSALGYAALAFDHTGYGESEGYPRSDEDPFAKIEDVKNAVTFLTSRAEVDAARIAAVGVCAGGGYAPAAAVADRRIKAVATASGLPDLRATVLAAGDWRAIMDAAQGARESYRATGRPVHVPFLADGPLDPWRENGKKFYLTDRNQDPNWRNETLLWSYDKMVHFSALDTIELLAPTPLLLIAGTAAETLAQSEAAYAKAHEPKELFLIEGGTHFDLYDRPEYVGPAIARIDAFLKQHLS; encoded by the coding sequence ATGCGTCAGGACATCGGCTTCCGCAGCAACGGCCGCCATCTGCTCGGCCATCTGTATCTGCCCGACGAGCACACCGTGGGCGAGCGGCTGCCGGCCGTCGTGGTCGTCGGCCCGGCCTCCGGCACCAAGGGCCAGGTCCCGGCGGTCTACGCCGAGCGGCTGAGCGCACTCGGTTACGCCGCCCTCGCCTTCGACCACACCGGCTACGGCGAGAGCGAGGGCTACCCGCGCAGCGACGAGGACCCGTTCGCCAAGATCGAGGACGTCAAGAACGCCGTCACGTTCCTGACCTCGCGCGCCGAGGTGGACGCCGCCCGGATCGCGGCGGTCGGTGTCTGCGCGGGCGGCGGTTACGCGCCCGCCGCCGCCGTGGCCGACCGGCGCATCAAGGCCGTGGCCACCGCCAGCGGCCTGCCCGATCTGCGGGCCACCGTCCTGGCCGCGGGCGACTGGCGGGCGATCATGGACGCTGCCCAGGGCGCCCGGGAGTCCTACCGGGCCACCGGCCGACCCGTCCACGTCCCGTTCCTGGCGGACGGCCCACTCGACCCGTGGCGGGAGAACGGCAAGAAGTTCTACCTCACCGACCGCAACCAGGACCCGAACTGGCGCAACGAGACCCTGCTGTGGTCCTACGACAAGATGGTCCACTTCTCCGCCCTGGACACCATCGAACTCCTCGCCCCCACACCGCTGTTGCTGATCGCCGGGACCGCGGCCGAGACCCTGGCCCAGAGCGAGGCCGCCTACGCCAAGGCCCACGAGCCCAAGGAACTGTTCCTGATCGAGGGCGGCACCCACTTCGACCTCTACGACCGCCCCGAGTACGTCGGCCCCGCCATCGCCAGGATCGACGCGTTCCTCAAGCAGCACTTGTCGTAG
- a CDS encoding helix-turn-helix transcriptional regulator, with translation MTTSSRRPEEPGTELGAFLRARRSKLDPGTVGLAETGGPRRVPGLRREEVAQLAAISTDYYTRLEQGRLPGASPAVLNALATALRLGPDERSYLYRLANKSDRQPPSGPRTERVLPHTRMLLDNLRDSPAVLLGPYLDVLAWNGLATAVFTDFAALPRRERNFLRLLFLDPTVRGRYVDWSGIARICVAYVRTAAEGHDDPRLSALIGELSLRDPDFRTWWAERHATYQSHGTKTFVHPAAGRYTLHWQTLRIPDTQQTLMVMTAPADSEDLAVLRRIERLDTSTATGAP, from the coding sequence ATGACCACGAGCAGCCGCCGTCCCGAGGAGCCGGGGACGGAGTTGGGGGCCTTCCTCAGGGCCCGCCGCAGCAAGCTCGACCCCGGCACGGTCGGTCTCGCCGAGACCGGCGGGCCGCGCCGGGTGCCGGGGCTGCGGCGCGAGGAGGTGGCGCAGCTCGCGGCGATCAGCACCGACTACTACACGCGCCTGGAACAGGGCCGCCTGCCCGGCGCCTCGCCCGCGGTCCTCAACGCCCTCGCCACCGCGCTGCGCCTGGGACCGGACGAACGCAGCTACCTCTACCGGCTGGCCAACAAGAGCGACCGGCAGCCGCCGAGCGGCCCTCGCACGGAGCGGGTCCTGCCGCACACGCGGATGTTGCTGGACAACCTGCGCGACAGCCCCGCCGTACTGCTCGGCCCCTACCTCGACGTCCTCGCCTGGAACGGGCTGGCCACCGCGGTCTTCACCGACTTCGCCGCCCTCCCCCGGCGCGAGCGCAACTTCCTGCGCCTGCTCTTCCTCGACCCCACCGTGCGGGGGCGCTACGTGGACTGGTCCGGCATCGCCCGGATCTGCGTCGCGTACGTCCGCACCGCGGCCGAGGGCCACGACGATCCCCGCCTGTCGGCACTGATCGGCGAACTGTCCCTGCGCGACCCGGACTTCCGCACCTGGTGGGCCGAGCGCCACGCGACGTACCAGAGCCACGGCACGAAGACCTTCGTCCACCCCGCGGCCGGCCGGTACACCCTCCACTGGCAGACCCTCCGCATTCCCGACACCCAACAGACCCTCATGGTGATGACGGCTCCGGCCGACAGCGAGGACCTTGCGGTGCTACGGCGGATCGAACGCCTGGATACGTCCACCGCTACCGGTGCGCCGTGA
- a CDS encoding DUF397 domain-containing protein, with product MTTHWQKSTYSGDASNCVNVATSAPDTIHLRESDTPEVILTTTTDRLRHLIRTLKSADRRSA from the coding sequence ATGACCACGCACTGGCAGAAGTCCACCTACAGCGGCGACGCGTCCAACTGCGTCAACGTCGCCACCTCGGCCCCCGACACGATCCATCTCCGCGAAAGCGACACCCCGGAAGTCATCCTGACGACGACAACCGACCGCCTACGGCACCTGATACGCACCCTCAAGTCCGCCGACCGGCGCTCCGCGTAA
- a CDS encoding anti-sigma factor family protein, whose amino-acid sequence MYGGYGTGSPGSTQGSQGSNEHETVGAYALGILDDTEATAFEAHLATCEWCAQQLDELAGMEPMLAALADLPGTGTPAIAESLAAKPSPRLVERLVDDVGDRRALKRRRSFYMIAAAAALIIAGPLAVIAANGGDSSGQRGSVAVGTAKTTFENLSDKVTATDASTKVTATVAMSKKDWGTLGVVELKNVKGPLKCSLIAVGKNGERETMSSWSVPAWGYGIANATKAEAKNPLYAQGGAAFTPNEIDHFEVMTFDGKKLVAVDA is encoded by the coding sequence ATGTACGGGGGATACGGAACGGGTAGTCCTGGTTCCACGCAGGGATCTCAGGGCTCGAACGAACACGAGACCGTCGGCGCCTACGCCCTCGGGATTCTCGACGACACCGAAGCAACCGCTTTCGAGGCCCATCTCGCCACCTGCGAATGGTGCGCCCAGCAGCTCGACGAGCTGGCCGGGATGGAACCGATGCTGGCGGCGCTCGCGGATCTGCCGGGCACCGGCACCCCGGCCATCGCCGAGTCCCTGGCCGCGAAACCCAGTCCACGACTGGTGGAGCGGCTGGTCGACGACGTCGGCGACCGTCGGGCCCTGAAGCGTCGGCGCAGTTTCTACATGATCGCCGCCGCGGCGGCCCTGATCATCGCGGGACCGCTGGCCGTCATCGCGGCCAACGGCGGCGACAGTTCGGGCCAGAGAGGCTCGGTGGCCGTGGGCACCGCGAAGACCACCTTCGAAAACCTGTCCGACAAGGTCACGGCGACGGACGCGAGCACCAAGGTCACCGCGACCGTGGCGATGTCCAAGAAGGACTGGGGCACCCTCGGGGTCGTCGAGCTCAAGAACGTCAAGGGCCCGCTGAAGTGCTCCCTGATCGCCGTCGGCAAGAACGGCGAACGCGAGACCATGAGCTCCTGGTCGGTCCCGGCCTGGGGTTACGGCATCGCGAACGCCACGAAGGCCGAGGCCAAGAACCCGCTCTACGCCCAGGGCGGCGCGGCCTTCACGCCGAACGAGATCGACCACTTCGAGGTCATGACCTTCGACGGCAAGAAGCTCGTGGCAGTGGACGCGTAA
- a CDS encoding sigma-70 family RNA polymerase sigma factor yields MSQSSEPDEELMRALYREHAGPLLAYVLRLVAGDRQRAEDVVQETLIRAWKNAGQLNRATGSVRPWLVTVARRIVIDGHRSRQARPQEVDPSPLEVIPAEDEIDKALWLMTLSDALDDLTPAHREVLVETYFKGRTVNEAAETLGIPSGTVRSRVFYALRSMKLALEERGVTA; encoded by the coding sequence ATGTCCCAGTCCTCGGAACCTGATGAGGAGCTGATGCGTGCCCTGTACCGAGAGCACGCCGGACCCTTGCTCGCCTATGTGTTGCGGCTCGTCGCCGGGGACCGGCAGCGTGCCGAGGACGTGGTGCAGGAGACGCTCATCCGGGCCTGGAAGAACGCCGGCCAGCTCAACCGGGCGACCGGATCGGTACGACCCTGGCTTGTGACGGTGGCACGGCGCATCGTCATCGACGGTCACCGCAGCCGGCAGGCCCGGCCGCAGGAGGTGGACCCGTCGCCGCTGGAGGTCATCCCCGCGGAGGACGAGATCGACAAGGCGTTGTGGCTGATGACACTGTCGGACGCGCTGGACGACCTGACCCCGGCCCACCGGGAGGTGCTCGTCGAGACGTACTTCAAGGGGCGTACCGTCAATGAGGCGGCCGAGACGCTTGGCATCCCCAGTGGCACGGTGCGCTCAAGGGTGTTCTACGCCCTTCGATCGATGAAGCTTGCTCTGGAGGAGCGGGGGGTGACGGCATGA